From the Maridesulfovibrio frigidus DSM 17176 genome, one window contains:
- a CDS encoding plasmid mobilization protein, with the protein MPSKKKVIKAYVSDKEYKKICGTAKQCNLSLSAFAKAVTLGHEIKSREDQQARRELLKMSANLGRLGGLLKMWILDDDEHRPDVEKLLVDLRKQQKTMYEKVREL; encoded by the coding sequence GTGCCGAGCAAAAAGAAAGTCATCAAAGCTTATGTCTCTGATAAAGAATACAAGAAGATTTGTGGCACTGCCAAACAGTGCAACCTGTCACTGTCTGCTTTCGCAAAAGCTGTAACTCTCGGTCACGAAATCAAAAGTCGTGAGGATCAGCAGGCACGTCGAGAGTTGCTAAAAATGAGTGCGAATCTGGGCCGTTTGGGTGGTTTGCTCAAAATGTGGATTCTTGATGATGACGAACATCGACCTGATGTTGAGAAGTTGCTTGTAGACTTACGGAAGCAGCAGAAAACAATGTATGAGAAAGTCAGAGAATTATGA